From a single Methanofollis sp. W23 genomic region:
- the mtrE gene encoding tetrahydromethanopterin S-methyltransferase subunit E, whose product MESVLFGIGVTALAGALATIAGAAEDTESNIGSQGDPNSQVQLAPQMGYIHRIYNKAVSGEPPAYGLWVTISAGVAWAFMVAGMNPVLALVIASALAIFVQGVYATTAYLGRTASLAKFEQPVYIDVIKSVTTVTMAHAFVAVFPAVAMCYLLVAALNHPFPLALLGIVWGIALGAAGSATGNPFYGKERQYQSQKFGAGVPISASGNIVRYAEAGQRSSLDNGWFTAKLAGPASGLCFGLIVFFELWRTVLFESVAAGWGAIIAGVVIILIFMIIDRYIEVWARKNYGPYQPETTEEVSA is encoded by the coding sequence ATGGAAAGCGTATTATTTGGCATTGGAGTAACAGCATTGGCAGGTGCTCTCGCTACAATTGCAGGCGCTGCTGAGGATACTGAATCAAACATAGGGTCACAGGGTGACCCGAACTCTCAGGTCCAGTTGGCTCCACAGATGGGCTATATTCACCGGATTTACAACAAGGCTGTGTCCGGTGAACCGCCCGCATATGGTCTGTGGGTCACCATCAGCGCAGGTGTAGCCTGGGCATTCATGGTCGCCGGGATGAACCCGGTACTTGCCCTTGTTATCGCTTCTGCACTCGCAATCTTTGTGCAGGGTGTGTATGCAACGACTGCCTACCTTGGAAGGACGGCCAGTCTTGCGAAGTTTGAACAACCGGTATACATCGATGTGATCAAGTCGGTGACCACCGTGACGATGGCACACGCCTTTGTCGCCGTGTTCCCGGCAGTGGCGATGTGTTACCTTCTCGTCGCGGCACTCAACCACCCGTTCCCACTTGCTCTTCTGGGAATCGTCTGGGGTATCGCTCTCGGTGCCGCCGGCTCTGCGACCGGCAACCCGTTCTATGGTAAGGAACGTCAGTACCAGTCCCAGAAGTTCGGCGCCGGGGTGCCGATCTCTGCGTCCGGCAACATTGTCAGGTACGCCGAGGCCGGTCAGCGCAGCTCCCTTGACAACGGCTGGTTCACCGCAAAGCTCGCCGGTCCGGCATCAGGTCTCTGTTTCGGACTGATCGTGTTCTTTGAACTCTGGAGGACGGTGCTCTTCGAGAGCGTCGCTGCAGGGTGGGGCGCCATCATCGCCGGTGTCGTAATTATCCTGATCTTCATGATCATCGACCGGTACATCGAGGTCTGGGCACGGAAGAACTACGGTCCATACCAGCCTGAAACCACCGAGGAGGTGTCCGCGTGA
- the mtrD gene encoding tetrahydromethanopterin S-methyltransferase subunit D, producing MTAIEASSSGGEGINPVASVIGIILILIAIAITYSVAPPAALAALIGVIVGGLLIGFGVHFVPVGGAPAAMGQSPGIATGVAMLAAGAGLAGLFGGAWAAANPEFGFAIVIASGAIGGGLLMAITCLMVNIVYIFGMGIPAASGKVAKDPITGDTQEAYKSQGTEGHGLPFISYVGGVIGGLLGGAGGTLIYYELLKLYSALLPDILTADVAQIMPIAVSLAGIFAIGMFLVNAVLAAYNITGTIEGPHDPKFKRFPRAIIGCATASAVCGLFAILIVVV from the coding sequence GTGACCGCAATTGAAGCGAGCTCAAGTGGAGGCGAAGGGATCAACCCTGTCGCGTCAGTCATTGGTATCATTCTTATTCTTATCGCAATCGCAATTACCTACTCCGTGGCCCCGCCTGCCGCCCTGGCGGCACTTATCGGCGTCATCGTCGGTGGACTTCTCATCGGCTTTGGCGTTCACTTCGTGCCAGTCGGTGGTGCTCCGGCTGCGATGGGGCAATCTCCAGGTATTGCGACCGGTGTGGCGATGCTCGCCGCCGGTGCCGGTCTCGCCGGTCTCTTCGGCGGGGCGTGGGCTGCGGCCAATCCTGAGTTCGGTTTTGCAATCGTCATTGCGTCCGGCGCCATCGGCGGCGGTCTGCTGATGGCGATCACCTGTCTGATGGTCAACATCGTCTACATCTTCGGCATGGGTATCCCGGCGGCGTCCGGTAAGGTCGCCAAAGATCCGATCACCGGCGACACCCAGGAGGCATACAAGTCTCAGGGTACCGAGGGTCACGGTCTGCCGTTCATCTCCTATGTCGGCGGTGTCATCGGCGGGCTTCTCGGCGGTGCTGGGGGTACGCTCATCTACTACGAGCTCCTCAAGCTCTACTCTGCGTTGCTGCCCGACATTCTCACTGCTGATGTCGCTCAGATTATGCCGATCGCGGTCTCGCTCGCCGGGATCTTCGCCATCGGTATGTTCCTGGTGAACGCCGTGCTCGCCGCGTACAACATCACAGGTACCATCGAAGGCCCTCACGACCCGAAGTTCAAGCGCTTCCCGCGTGCCATCATCGGGTGTGCTACCGCTTCGGCCGTCTGCGGGCTCTTTGCAATTCTGATTGTGGTGGTGTGA
- the mtrC gene encoding tetrahydromethanopterin S-methyltransferase subunit C: MTVQVTASEGGIPHNTIMAVGLVGSLVCLYLTYANQFLNAEYAAFFGGLAAVFALLWGTDTIKHLCSYGIGTGVPSAGMIAFGTGVIAMLLATKVEAAMPYSAPIAAVVFGAIVGAVAGWIANSVLKMNIPVMVRSITEMAIIGAIVLMGFTAVMAGGFSFDALAAREIAILGPLSMTSYAGSLLGGCLLAVSFMLGSIALQHPFNACLGPGEQQDRTLMLAAECGFLSMIVVAVISFAFVAFAAAMLSLIVAIVGFVYTYIRFIELSKRDAFAWLDAKPILEPEGED, encoded by the coding sequence ATGACTGTACAAGTTACTGCATCCGAAGGCGGCATCCCGCACAACACGATCATGGCAGTCGGCCTGGTCGGCTCTCTGGTCTGTCTGTACCTGACCTATGCCAACCAATTCCTGAACGCCGAATATGCCGCGTTCTTTGGCGGGCTGGCCGCAGTGTTCGCTCTCCTCTGGGGGACCGACACGATCAAGCACCTCTGCAGTTATGGTATCGGTACCGGTGTCCCGTCGGCGGGTATGATCGCCTTCGGTACCGGTGTCATCGCCATGCTGCTTGCAACCAAAGTAGAGGCTGCGATGCCCTACTCCGCCCCGATCGCCGCCGTCGTCTTCGGCGCCATCGTCGGTGCGGTGGCAGGCTGGATCGCAAACAGTGTCCTGAAAATGAACATCCCGGTCATGGTCCGCTCGATCACCGAGATGGCCATCATCGGTGCGATCGTCCTTATGGGCTTCACCGCAGTCATGGCAGGCGGCTTCAGCTTCGACGCTCTTGCTGCACGGGAGATCGCCATCCTTGGACCTCTCTCCATGACGTCCTACGCAGGCTCACTCCTTGGGGGCTGTCTGCTTGCGGTCTCATTCATGCTCGGCAGCATTGCGCTGCAGCACCCGTTCAACGCGTGCCTTGGCCCAGGTGAACAGCAGGACAGAACCCTGATGCTCGCTGCAGAGTGTGGATTCCTCTCGATGATCGTCGTCGCAGTGATCTCGTTCGCATTCGTCGCCTTCGCCGCGGCCATGCTCTCGTTGATCGTCGCCATTGTCGGGTTTGTCTACACCTACATCCGCTTCATCGAGCTCTCCAAGCGCGACGCCTTCGCGTGGCTCGACGCAAAGCCGATTCTTGAACCAGAGGGTGAGGACTAA
- the mtrB gene encoding tetrahydromethanopterin S-methyltransferase subunit B, whose product MGYVQVLPEFGLVADPVVGLVTTAGVSYQPVIDKVEELEMYTDDLVGMLSGEGSFVASFPGREKSLAIAGGVTALWYGIAVGLLIAGVIALALM is encoded by the coding sequence ATGGGATACGTGCAGGTATTGCCCGAATTCGGGCTTGTCGCCGACCCAGTAGTCGGCCTGGTCACCACCGCAGGCGTCTCATACCAGCCGGTCATCGACAAGGTCGAGGAACTTGAGATGTATACCGACGACCTCGTCGGAATGCTCTCTGGTGAAGGTTCCTTTGTTGCTTCCTTCCCTGGCAGGGAGAAGTCACTGGCCATTGCCGGCGGTGTCACCGCCCTGTGGTATGGTATCGCAGTCGGACTGCTCATCGCAGGGGTCATTGCCCTTGCACTGATGTGA
- the mtrA gene encoding tetrahydromethanopterin S-methyltransferase subunit A — protein MADKTSPASGWPLIKGDFHSGDANSCVAVVTMGSHLDEQGICDAGAALCGSCKTENLGLEKVIANVIANPNIRFVLLCGTEVKGHLSGQTLSALHEGGVEGGKVVGSKGAIPFIENLDDAAIKRFQEQVEIVNIMESEDFGEIKAKISELAGKDPGAFGEAPIVVEVKEEEGGGGEEVGEAVELNGDLALIHARFKTIEKMVTDIGYRDRFAAGVYSGKIEGLMIGLIVSFTILGFLLLG, from the coding sequence ATGGCAGACAAGACATCACCAGCGAGTGGATGGCCCCTGATCAAGGGTGACTTCCACTCTGGCGACGCAAACTCGTGTGTCGCCGTTGTCACCATGGGTTCTCACCTCGACGAGCAGGGGATCTGTGATGCAGGCGCCGCACTCTGCGGTTCATGCAAGACAGAGAACCTCGGCCTGGAGAAGGTTATTGCAAACGTCATTGCAAACCCGAACATCAGGTTCGTCCTCCTCTGTGGTACCGAAGTCAAGGGCCACCTCTCTGGCCAGACCCTCAGCGCACTCCACGAAGGAGGAGTCGAGGGCGGCAAAGTCGTGGGCTCGAAGGGTGCCATCCCGTTCATCGAGAACCTTGATGACGCAGCGATCAAGCGCTTCCAGGAGCAGGTCGAGATCGTCAACATCATGGAGTCCGAGGACTTCGGCGAGATCAAGGCAAAGATCTCTGAACTCGCCGGAAAGGATCCGGGTGCGTTCGGCGAAGCGCCAATCGTCGTCGAGGTCAAGGAAGAAGAAGGAGGGGGCGGAGAGGAAGTCGGCGAGGCAGTAGAACTCAACGGCGACCTTGCGCTCATCCACGCCAGGTTCAAGACCATCGAGAAGATGGTGACCGACATCGGATACCGGGACAGGTTTGCCGCCGGTGTCTACTCAGGCAAGATCGAAGGACTGATGATCGGCCTGATCGTGTCGTTTACCATCCTCGGATTCCTCCTGCTGGGGTGA
- a CDS encoding tetrahydromethanopterin S-methyltransferase subunit F translates to MAEEEKKSTGAIRMAAIDSIVADIQYKSQIIARTNKIDSGIMDSGIPAFTVGLLISLILVVVPVMVLM, encoded by the coding sequence ATGGCGGAAGAAGAGAAAAAGTCAACTGGCGCGATCAGGATGGCCGCGATCGACAGTATCGTCGCAGACATCCAGTACAAGTCGCAGATTATCGCCAGGACAAATAAGATCGATTCAGGCATCATGGACTCCGGGATCCCCGCCTTTACTGTCGGGTTGCTCATCTCGTTGATCCTTGTCGTGGTGCCTGTCATGGTACTAATGTGA
- the mtrA gene encoding tetrahydromethanopterin S-methyltransferase subunit A, with amino-acid sequence MADKTSPASGWPLIKGDFHSGDANSCVAVVTMGSHLDEQGICDAGAALCGSCKTENLGLEKVIANVIANPNIRFVLLCGTEVKGHLSGQTLRALHEGGVEGGKVVGSKGAIPFIENLDDAAIKRFQEQVEIVDIMESEDFGEIKAKISELAGKDPGAFGEAPIIVEVKEAEGGAEGGAVAGASPQFLEIEERLDEIETKIEFVNAEVTQRVGRKIGRDIGILYGLVAGLIVFMMLIFLLPKLM; translated from the coding sequence ATGGCAGACAAGACATCACCAGCGAGTGGATGGCCCCTGATCAAGGGTGACTTCCACTCTGGCGACGCAAATTCGTGTGTCGCCGTCGTCACCATGGGTTCTCACCTCGACGAGCAGGGGATCTGTGACGCAGGCGCCGCACTCTGCGGTTCATGCAAGACAGAGAACCTCGGCCTGGAGAAGGTTATTGCAAACGTCATTGCAAACCCGAACATCAGGTTTGTCCTCCTCTGTGGTACCGAAGTCAAGGGCCACCTCTCTGGCCAGACCCTCAGGGCCCTCCACGAAGGCGGGGTCGAGGGCGGCAAAGTCGTAGGCTCGAAGGGTGCCATCCCGTTCATCGAGAACCTCGATGACGCAGCGATCAAACGCTTCCAGGAGCAGGTCGAGATCGTCGACATCATGGAGTCCGAAGACTTCGGCGAGATCAAGGCAAAGATCTCTGAACTCGCCGGAAAGGACCCGGGTGCGTTCGGCGAAGCGCCAATTATCGTCGAGGTCAAGGAAGCCGAGGGCGGTGCGGAAGGCGGAGCAGTCGCCGGCGCAAGCCCGCAGTTCCTCGAGATCGAGGAGAGACTCGACGAGATCGAAACGAAGATTGAGTTCGTAAACGCCGAGGTCACCCAGCGTGTCGGTCGCAAGATCGGCCGTGACATCGGTATTCTCTACGGATTAGTAGCAGGACTGATCGTCTTCATGATGCTGATATTCCTGCTCCCCAAGTTGATGTAA